A single region of the Gemmatimonadales bacterium genome encodes:
- a CDS encoding site-2 protease family protein, with the protein MISSLHPLPDVPDLLVHAVLGPLTLAYVAAWIALYVHEIGHATMARALGVRIWGVRLGIGPAVFDGVVAGCQLRIGILPLAGSVALLDADAAAIGYRGLGISERSHFEWVHGAWRAPLISAAGGISNLFGALAVIANWSWSGQPALGTPLGDLALYAVVANLAGYLNLLPCFSSDGRHLLQQLSAVRRRVDARTDHR; encoded by the coding sequence ATGATCTCATCTCTGCACCCGCTGCCCGACGTGCCGGACCTGCTCGTGCACGCGGTGCTCGGGCCACTCACTCTCGCCTACGTCGCCGCGTGGATTGCACTGTACGTCCACGAGATCGGCCACGCCACGATGGCCCGCGCGCTCGGGGTGCGGATCTGGGGCGTGCGGCTCGGCATCGGGCCGGCGGTGTTCGATGGTGTCGTGGCTGGCTGCCAACTGCGCATCGGCATCTTGCCTCTCGCGGGATCGGTCGCACTTCTCGACGCGGATGCCGCTGCCATCGGCTACCGGGGTCTCGGAATATCGGAGCGGTCCCACTTCGAGTGGGTCCACGGCGCCTGGCGCGCGCCGCTCATCTCCGCGGCCGGAGGGATCAGCAACCTGTTCGGGGCGCTGGCAGTGATCGCCAACTGGTCGTGGTCCGGGCAGCCCGCCCTCGGCACGCCGCTCGGCGATCTCGCGCTCTACGCCGTGGTGGCAAACCTCGCCGGCTACCTCAACCTGCTTCCCTGCTTCTCGTCCGACGGCCGGCACCTGCTGCAACAGCTGAGCGCCGTGCGCCGCCGCGTCGACGCGCGTACCGACCATCGCTGA
- a CDS encoding acyl-CoA dehydrogenase family protein produces MTDAIAPPPDPTRHPAGASPLATEQEAREVAEAAREKEWQAPSFVRQLFEGAFRLDLVHPFPEQDPADIEKARPFLARLERFLTEKVDSDRIDREGKIPPEIIAGLREIGAFGIKIPEEYGGLGLSQTSYTHAIGLVTSRDGNLTALLSAAQSIGVPQPLKLFGTPEQKRRYLPRLARGAVSAFALTESNVGSDPAAMTTTAELSADGSHYVLNGEKLWCTNGTIAELMVVMARTGPRRITAFIVETGWPGVEVVQRLHFMGLKALENGIVRFHDVRVPVENVLWGEGRGLKLALVTLNTGRLTLPASCAAAGKRCVEISRRWAAERVQWGQAIGRHDAIAQKLGRMAADTFAMDAVSDLASLLADRGNADIRLEAAMAKMWNTETAWRLVDDTLQIKGGRGYETADSLRSRGERPDAIERMMRDMRINLIFEGSSEIMRLFIAREAVDTHLRVAGDLIDPSAPTPQKIRALLRSGAYYAAWYPRLYLGWDRAPRHSEFGPLASHLRFVGRASRRLARTLFHCMLRFGPRLEKRQAVLFRLVEIGAELLAITATCSRAHAMARRDPSNRGPVALADVFSRAARRRVHDRFRAVFDNDDTETYRVAQEVLRGEHAWMESGIARG; encoded by the coding sequence ATGACCGATGCCATCGCGCCACCGCCCGATCCCACGCGCCATCCCGCCGGCGCGTCGCCCCTTGCCACCGAACAGGAGGCGCGCGAAGTCGCCGAGGCGGCGCGCGAAAAGGAGTGGCAGGCGCCAAGCTTCGTGCGCCAGCTCTTCGAGGGCGCGTTCCGCCTCGACCTCGTGCATCCCTTCCCCGAGCAGGACCCGGCCGACATCGAAAAGGCTCGCCCCTTCCTGGCCCGGCTTGAGCGATTCCTCACCGAGAAGGTCGACAGCGATCGGATCGATCGCGAGGGCAAGATTCCGCCCGAGATCATCGCGGGCCTGCGCGAGATCGGCGCCTTCGGCATCAAGATCCCCGAAGAGTACGGCGGCCTCGGGCTGAGCCAGACGAGCTACACCCACGCGATCGGCCTCGTAACGAGCCGAGACGGTAATCTCACCGCGCTGCTCTCCGCGGCGCAGTCGATCGGCGTACCGCAACCGCTCAAACTCTTCGGCACGCCGGAGCAGAAGCGGCGCTATCTCCCGCGGCTTGCGCGCGGCGCCGTGTCGGCCTTTGCGCTTACCGAGTCGAACGTGGGCTCCGATCCCGCGGCCATGACGACGACCGCCGAGCTGTCCGCCGACGGCAGCCACTACGTGCTGAACGGCGAGAAGCTCTGGTGCACCAACGGCACCATCGCCGAGCTGATGGTCGTGATGGCGCGCACCGGGCCGCGCCGGATCACCGCGTTCATCGTCGAAACCGGCTGGCCGGGCGTCGAAGTGGTGCAGCGCCTCCATTTCATGGGGCTCAAGGCGCTCGAAAACGGCATCGTTCGCTTTCACGATGTCCGCGTGCCCGTCGAGAACGTGCTCTGGGGCGAAGGCCGCGGGCTCAAGCTCGCGCTCGTCACGCTCAACACCGGCCGCCTCACGCTCCCCGCCTCGTGCGCGGCTGCGGGCAAGCGTTGCGTCGAGATCTCGCGTCGCTGGGCGGCGGAGCGGGTGCAGTGGGGCCAGGCGATCGGCCGGCATGACGCCATCGCCCAGAAGCTGGGCCGCATGGCGGCCGACACCTTCGCGATGGACGCGGTGTCGGATCTCGCTTCCCTCCTCGCGGACCGCGGCAACGCCGACATCCGCCTCGAGGCCGCGATGGCCAAGATGTGGAACACCGAGACCGCCTGGCGCCTGGTGGACGACACCCTCCAGATCAAGGGCGGCCGCGGCTACGAGACGGCTGACAGTCTTCGGAGCCGGGGCGAGCGGCCGGACGCGATCGAGCGGATGATGCGAGACATGCGCATCAATCTCATCTTCGAGGGCTCGAGCGAGATCATGCGGCTCTTCATTGCCCGCGAGGCGGTGGACACGCACCTCCGCGTGGCCGGCGATCTCATCGACCCTTCGGCTCCGACCCCGCAGAAGATCCGGGCCCTGCTCCGGTCAGGCGCGTACTACGCCGCGTGGTACCCGCGACTCTACCTCGGCTGGGACCGGGCGCCGCGCCATTCCGAATTCGGCCCTCTCGCGAGCCACCTGCGTTTCGTGGGCCGCGCGTCGCGCCGGCTCGCCCGCACGCTGTTTCATTGCATGCTCCGGTTCGGCCCGCGGCTCGAGAAGCGGCAGGCCGTGCTGTTTCGCCTCGTGGAAATCGGCGCGGAGCTGCTGGCAATCACCGCCACCTGCTCGCGCGCGCACGCGATGGCGCGACGCGATCCCTCCAACCGCGGGCCCGTCGCGCTGGCCGACGTGTTCAGCCGCGCCGCCCGCCGGCGCGTCCACGACCGCTTCCGCGCGGTGTTCGACAACGACGATACTGAGACCTACCGCGTGGCACAGGAGGTGCTCAGGGGCGAGCACGCCTGGATGGAATCGGGCATCGCCCGCGGATAG
- a CDS encoding SGNH/GDSL hydrolase family protein translates to MPLTATELRLAWVVLAVLCFTTPPPGSLAVATLLLVVLAPGALLLASRTWADRAAKELSEAMRTRAPRVALILAAGLIIVTAFLFSVSGALLLTALLGAGVMLAALRGGPARVHGLLGGIILTGLAMLIGGGALEFLLGHVYAARLGAPSELMAWNTRYDGIWRSNLFNMRSPYERLARRPGVLRVLAFGDSFTWGDKIARTEDTWPAALERRLTHRLGRPVEVVNTGQKGWSTANEAELLRRFGWQWQPDLIIVQYTLNDAAVSGPNFETTQDRDVSLLPPRLSEGAIRHSALLFLLERRAEAWLARPEGYTPRYDTAGVAWTQLAAALREIGDSAAQRRVPALLLLYPTPARGVWTAETYPWRELVDRVARTGRTAGLDVVDLIPVLAAQGGNWARWWAMPYDPHPNPAADSLAADVLAARIVERGYLDRTAIAQAPDTAPAVRARRAARH, encoded by the coding sequence GTGCCGCTTACGGCCACTGAGCTTCGCCTTGCCTGGGTGGTGCTCGCCGTCCTCTGCTTCACCACCCCGCCGCCGGGCTCCCTCGCCGTGGCGACCCTTCTGCTCGTCGTCCTCGCACCGGGTGCGTTACTCCTTGCGTCGCGCACCTGGGCCGACCGCGCGGCGAAGGAGTTGAGTGAGGCCATGCGGACCCGTGCGCCGCGCGTCGCGCTGATACTCGCGGCGGGCCTGATTATCGTCACCGCGTTCCTGTTTAGCGTCTCGGGGGCGCTGCTCCTCACGGCCCTGCTTGGCGCCGGTGTGATGCTCGCCGCGTTGCGCGGCGGCCCTGCGCGCGTGCACGGTCTGCTCGGCGGCATCATTCTCACCGGCCTTGCCATGCTGATCGGCGGCGGCGCGCTCGAGTTCCTGCTCGGACACGTATACGCCGCACGGCTCGGCGCGCCCTCCGAGCTCATGGCCTGGAACACCCGCTACGATGGGATCTGGCGGAGCAATCTCTTCAACATGCGATCACCCTACGAGCGGCTGGCGCGCCGACCTGGCGTGCTGCGCGTGCTCGCATTCGGCGATTCGTTCACCTGGGGCGACAAGATCGCGCGCACGGAAGACACCTGGCCCGCGGCGCTCGAGCGTCGCCTCACGCACCGGCTCGGGCGGCCGGTCGAGGTGGTGAACACCGGCCAGAAGGGATGGAGCACCGCAAACGAGGCCGAGCTGCTCCGCCGGTTCGGCTGGCAGTGGCAACCGGATCTCATCATCGTGCAGTACACCTTGAATGACGCGGCGGTGAGCGGTCCGAACTTCGAGACGACCCAGGATCGCGACGTCTCCCTCCTTCCTCCACGGCTGAGCGAGGGCGCGATCCGCCACAGCGCGCTGCTCTTCCTGCTCGAGCGCCGGGCGGAGGCATGGCTCGCCCGGCCGGAGGGATACACGCCGCGCTACGACACGGCCGGCGTCGCATGGACGCAGCTCGCCGCCGCGCTTCGCGAAATCGGCGACTCGGCCGCGCAGCGTCGCGTGCCGGCCCTGCTCCTGCTTTACCCCACACCCGCGCGCGGAGTCTGGACCGCCGAAACCTACCCTTGGCGCGAGCTCGTGGATCGCGTGGCCCGGACGGGGCGCACGGCGGGATTGGATGTGGTCGATCTCATCCCGGTGCTAGCGGCCCAGGGCGGCAACTGGGCACGTTGGTGGGCCATGCCGTACGATCCCCACCCGAACCCTGCGGCCGACAGTCTCGCCGCGGATGTCCTGGCGGCGCGCATTGTCGAGCGCGGATATCTCGATCGAACCGCAATCGCCCAAGCGCCCGATACGGCGCCTGCCGTGCGCGCGAGGCGCGCCGCGCGGCACTGA
- the gltB gene encoding glutamate synthase large subunit, with amino-acid sequence MAEHGQRIRPADSRRRRATAVASAGANCGADAAAHAARRGPALDPYRERDACGTGFIARASGLRSHEVVAMALEAVARVAHRGAASTDNSGDGAGLLTQIPHRLFFRDAYRLGLRLQPGRPFGVGAFFLPAEPGALACANALVEAVFAADGIPFLGWRDVPVNPAALGPTARASLPVIRQAFLGMPAGVSDDEAWERALYLARREMERRADEAGLDGFYVCSLSCRTVVYKALLTGTQLPAFYTDFRYPEYESAVAVFHQRYSTNTLPSWPLAQPFRLIAHNGEINTLWGNRNAMAMRQPMLDSPLWGTRVERIRDAIWAAGSDSASLDNAMELFVRSGRDPVHTLMMMIPQAWEKYSDLHPSIQAFYEYHQCVHEPWDGPAAVAFTDGVLAGAVVDRNGLRPCRYKIRRDGLVAAGSEVGLVDLDPREVVESGKVGPGEVLLVDTARGEVVRNIDAKLEVAGRRPYARWVARYMAQLEPDPSKVAPDPAPETLGRLQRAFGYGFEDLRHVLEPMGGTGSDAVWSMGDDTPIPPLSRIPHGMYAYFRQRFAQVTNPPIDSLRESMVMSLRMHLGRRGSPLLERPSYARMLRIEHPILLPEEMAALRNVAGFSAVTIDAVWDPAAGPDGLRPALINLRRAAERAVRRGARILVVSDRSVGARRAPIPMLLAIGAVRHHLVERGLRARVGIVAEVGDALDIHHFAALIGYGAESVHPWLALASIGGLFGEATREGAPERRREHTDALRPTPEEARLRFRTAAEKGLLKILSKMGISTLSSYCGAQIFEALGLGAEVIDTCFAGTASPIGGIGFTEIAEDVLARHADAYGEEAEPAGSLPDHGRVRFRKEGEDHGWAPPIVVALQQAVKAGTADAYGNFLAKNVVRRPAGPRDLLAIRTGTPVPIDEVEPAEAIRRRFISSAMSLGALSPEAHAVLSVAMNRMGAKSNSGEGGEDPANYRVLPNGDRLDNRIKQVASARFGVTAEYLMRAEELEIKIVQGAKPGEGGQLPAHKVTELIARLRHAVAGIQLISPPPHHDIYSIEDLAQLIHDLKTVNPHARVGVKLVSEAGVGTVAAGVAKAYADYVLIAGHNGGTGASPLSSIKHAGAPWELGLAEAQHTLLANGLRGRIEVRTDGGFKTGRDVVIGALLGAEAFGFGTAALVAIGCAMARQCHLNTCPTGVATQRPDLRAKFKGTAEQAIAYFTLLAEDVRQILAEMGFRRLDDIIGRTDLLARVEHPELPRAQMLDLSMLLAPSPTLPGMALHRTAERNDRPGMRCLDDEILEELAPYLESGLPFSGTYPIRNHHLTVGARVAGHIAERWGDAGLPDGRIRLRFTGTAGQSFGAFLTPGMHLELEGEANDYVGKGLSGGEITLRPYRRAAYADATHENLILGNTVLYGATGGKLFAAGQAGDRFGVRNSGAVAVIEGAGNHCCEYMTGGIIVVLGRAGRNLGAGMSNGMAYALDEAGTLKDRVNPDMVDLVSLDAEDEELLLALIREHEEKTTSPRARRLLVEWEHFRTFFRKVAPKGADASNAATRAAYLGASPSVEPELVLARRSA; translated from the coding sequence ATGGCCGAACATGGGCAGCGGATCCGTCCGGCCGATTCCCGACGTCGCCGCGCCACGGCGGTGGCGAGCGCAGGCGCGAACTGCGGTGCGGACGCCGCCGCACACGCTGCGCGGCGCGGCCCCGCGCTCGATCCCTATCGCGAGCGGGACGCCTGCGGCACCGGTTTCATCGCGCGGGCCTCAGGCCTCCGCTCGCACGAAGTCGTCGCCATGGCGCTGGAGGCCGTGGCCCGGGTGGCGCACCGCGGTGCCGCGTCTACCGACAACTCGGGCGACGGCGCCGGCCTCCTGACTCAGATTCCCCACCGGCTGTTTTTCCGCGACGCCTATCGCCTGGGGCTCCGGCTTCAGCCGGGCCGGCCGTTCGGCGTCGGCGCCTTCTTTCTCCCCGCAGAACCAGGCGCGCTCGCATGCGCCAACGCGCTGGTCGAGGCCGTTTTCGCCGCGGACGGCATTCCCTTCCTCGGCTGGCGCGACGTGCCCGTGAACCCCGCGGCGCTCGGGCCCACCGCGCGCGCCTCCTTGCCCGTGATCCGCCAGGCGTTTCTCGGCATGCCGGCCGGGGTGAGCGACGATGAGGCGTGGGAGCGCGCCCTCTATCTCGCGCGCCGCGAGATGGAGCGCCGCGCAGACGAGGCCGGGCTCGACGGCTTCTACGTCTGCTCGCTCTCCTGTCGCACCGTCGTGTACAAGGCGCTCCTCACCGGCACCCAGTTGCCCGCGTTCTACACCGACTTCCGCTATCCGGAGTACGAAAGCGCGGTCGCGGTATTCCACCAGCGCTACTCCACCAACACGCTGCCCAGCTGGCCGCTTGCGCAGCCGTTCCGCCTCATCGCCCACAACGGCGAGATCAACACCCTCTGGGGCAACCGCAATGCGATGGCCATGCGCCAGCCGATGCTGGACTCGCCGCTCTGGGGCACCAGGGTCGAGCGTATCCGCGATGCGATCTGGGCCGCGGGAAGCGACTCGGCGAGCCTCGACAACGCGATGGAGTTGTTCGTGCGCTCGGGCCGCGATCCGGTGCACACGCTGATGATGATGATCCCGCAGGCATGGGAGAAGTACTCGGATCTGCACCCATCGATTCAGGCCTTCTACGAGTATCACCAGTGCGTGCACGAGCCGTGGGACGGTCCCGCCGCTGTGGCATTCACCGACGGCGTGCTCGCCGGTGCAGTCGTGGACCGCAATGGGCTTCGCCCCTGCCGCTACAAGATTCGGCGCGACGGGCTCGTCGCCGCCGGCTCGGAGGTGGGGCTCGTCGATCTCGACCCGCGCGAGGTGGTGGAGAGCGGGAAGGTGGGGCCGGGCGAGGTGCTGCTGGTCGACACCGCTCGCGGCGAGGTGGTGCGCAACATCGACGCGAAGCTCGAGGTCGCCGGGCGCCGGCCGTACGCGCGCTGGGTGGCCCGCTACATGGCGCAGCTCGAGCCTGACCCGTCGAAGGTAGCGCCGGACCCGGCGCCCGAAACGCTCGGCCGGCTGCAGCGCGCTTTCGGCTACGGGTTCGAGGACCTGCGCCACGTCCTGGAGCCGATGGGCGGCACCGGCAGCGATGCGGTGTGGAGCATGGGCGACGATACGCCGATCCCCCCGCTCTCCCGGATTCCGCACGGCATGTACGCCTACTTCCGCCAGCGCTTTGCACAGGTCACCAACCCGCCGATCGATTCGCTCCGCGAGTCGATGGTCATGTCACTGCGCATGCATCTCGGGCGGCGCGGTTCGCCCCTGCTCGAGCGGCCCAGCTACGCGCGCATGCTGCGCATCGAGCATCCGATCCTCCTGCCGGAAGAAATGGCCGCGCTCCGCAACGTCGCCGGCTTCTCGGCCGTCACCATCGACGCCGTCTGGGATCCGGCCGCGGGCCCGGACGGGCTGCGTCCCGCACTCATCAACCTCCGTCGCGCCGCCGAGCGCGCGGTGCGGCGTGGCGCCCGCATCCTCGTCGTGAGCGACCGGAGCGTTGGCGCGCGCCGCGCACCCATCCCGATGCTCCTCGCCATCGGCGCCGTGCGCCACCACCTGGTGGAGCGCGGACTTCGCGCCCGCGTTGGCATCGTGGCCGAAGTGGGCGATGCGCTCGACATCCACCACTTTGCCGCGCTGATCGGCTACGGCGCCGAGTCGGTGCATCCGTGGCTCGCGCTCGCGAGCATCGGCGGGCTCTTCGGCGAAGCCACGCGAGAAGGCGCCCCCGAGCGCCGCCGCGAGCATACCGACGCGCTCCGCCCCACGCCCGAGGAAGCGCGGCTGCGGTTCCGCACGGCGGCGGAGAAGGGCCTGCTCAAAATTCTCTCGAAGATGGGCATCTCGACCCTGTCGTCGTACTGCGGCGCCCAGATCTTCGAGGCGCTCGGCCTGGGCGCCGAGGTGATCGACACCTGTTTCGCCGGTACTGCCTCGCCCATCGGAGGAATCGGCTTCACCGAAATCGCGGAAGACGTCCTTGCCCGTCACGCCGACGCGTACGGCGAGGAGGCCGAGCCCGCCGGCAGCCTGCCCGACCACGGCCGGGTACGCTTCCGCAAGGAGGGCGAGGACCACGGCTGGGCGCCGCCCATCGTGGTCGCGCTCCAGCAGGCGGTGAAGGCGGGCACCGCGGACGCGTACGGCAACTTTCTGGCAAAGAACGTGGTGCGACGCCCCGCCGGCCCGCGTGATCTGCTCGCCATCCGGACCGGAACTCCGGTGCCCATCGACGAGGTCGAGCCGGCCGAGGCGATCCGGCGCCGCTTCATTTCGTCGGCCATGAGCCTTGGCGCGCTCTCGCCCGAAGCGCACGCCGTTCTCTCCGTCGCGATGAATCGCATGGGTGCCAAGTCGAACTCGGGCGAGGGCGGCGAGGATCCGGCGAACTATCGGGTGCTCCCGAACGGCGATCGGCTCGACAACCGGATCAAGCAGGTGGCATCCGCGCGCTTTGGCGTCACCGCCGAATATCTGATGCGCGCCGAGGAGCTGGAGATCAAGATCGTGCAGGGCGCCAAACCGGGCGAGGGCGGACAACTGCCGGCGCACAAGGTGACCGAGCTGATCGCGCGGCTGCGCCATGCCGTCGCCGGCATTCAGCTCATTTCGCCGCCGCCGCACCACGACATCTACTCGATCGAGGACCTGGCCCAGCTCATCCACGACCTCAAGACGGTAAACCCGCACGCGCGGGTGGGCGTCAAGCTCGTCTCTGAAGCCGGCGTCGGAACCGTGGCCGCGGGCGTCGCCAAGGCCTATGCGGATTACGTGCTCATCGCGGGACATAACGGCGGCACCGGCGCCTCTCCGCTCTCCTCGATCAAGCACGCGGGCGCGCCATGGGAGCTGGGCCTCGCCGAAGCGCAGCACACACTGCTCGCGAACGGTCTGCGGGGGCGGATCGAGGTGCGTACCGACGGTGGCTTCAAGACGGGGCGCGACGTGGTGATCGGCGCGCTGCTCGGCGCCGAGGCATTCGGCTTCGGCACGGCGGCGCTCGTGGCGATCGGTTGCGCGATGGCGCGGCAGTGTCATCTGAACACCTGCCCGACCGGCGTCGCCACGCAGCGCCCCGATCTCCGCGCCAAGTTCAAGGGCACGGCTGAGCAGGCGATCGCGTACTTCACGCTGCTGGCGGAAGATGTGCGGCAGATCCTGGCGGAAATGGGCTTCCGCCGCCTCGACGACATCATCGGCCGCACCGACCTGCTCGCGCGGGTCGAGCACCCGGAGCTGCCCCGCGCGCAGATGCTCGACCTCTCGATGCTGCTCGCGCCCTCGCCCACATTGCCCGGCATGGCGCTCCACCGGACCGCGGAACGAAACGACCGCCCGGGCATGCGCTGCCTGGACGACGAGATCCTGGAAGAGTTGGCACCGTATCTCGAGAGCGGCCTGCCGTTCTCCGGCACCTACCCGATCCGCAACCATCACCTCACTGTCGGCGCCCGCGTGGCTGGCCACATCGCCGAGCGGTGGGGCGATGCCGGGTTGCCGGACGGACGTATCCGCCTTCGCTTCACCGGCACCGCAGGACAGAGCTTCGGCGCGTTTCTGACGCCGGGCATGCACCTGGAGCTCGAAGGGGAGGCGAACGACTACGTCGGCAAGGGGCTTTCGGGCGGCGAAATCACCTTGCGCCCATACCGCCGCGCCGCGTACGCCGACGCGACGCATGAGAACCTGATCCTCGGGAACACCGTGCTCTACGGCGCCACCGGTGGCAAGCTCTTCGCCGCGGGTCAGGCCGGCGACCGCTTCGGCGTGCGGAATTCGGGAGCCGTCGCGGTGATCGAGGGCGCAGGCAATCACTGCTGCGAGTACATGACCGGCGGCATCATCGTCGTGCTCGGCCGGGCCGGGCGCAATCTCGGCGCCGGCATGTCCAACGGCATGGCCTACGCGCTGGACGAGGCCGGCACACTCAAGGATCGCGTGAATCCCGACATGGTGGATCTGGTTTCACTCGACGCCGAGGACGAGGAGTTGCTCCTCGCGCTCATCCGTGAGCACGAGGAGAAGACCACGAGCCCGCGCGCGCGCCGCCTGCTGGTCGAGTGGGAGCACTTCCGCACGTTCTTCCGCAAGGTGGCGCCGAAGGGCGCGGATGCCTCCAATGCCGCCACCCGCGCCGCCTACCTCGGCGCGTCGCCGAGCGTCGAGCCGGAGCTGGTGCTCGCGCGGCGGAGCGCGTAG
- a CDS encoding citrate synthase, whose translation MAKDTLTVTDDRTGKTYELPITNGTIRAMDLRQIRTSESDFGLMSYDPAFMNTAACRSAITYINGDLGILRYRGYPIEQIAEQASFLEVAWLLIEGELPTRAQLDAWTEEVRNHTYVHTNVTKFLEGFRYDAHPMGMLLGTVGALSTFYPDAKHVQDPENRRLQRIRLLAKLPTIAAFVFRHSRGLPFVFPENDRDYIANFVNMTFSIGGNHQPNKVLQRALEILLILHADHEQNCSTTAVRDVGSSHVDPFSAVSAGIAALYGPLHGGANEAALAMLDEIGDKRNVGRFVKSVKEGHGRLMGFGHRVYKSYDPRAKLIKRVAYEVFAQTGLNPRLEIALELERIALEDDYFVSRKLYPNVDFYSGLIYEAMGYPRDYFTVLFALGRTPGWLAQWEEMLCDPEQKIARPRQIYVGPGERDYIPLDKR comes from the coding sequence GTGGCCAAAGACACGCTGACCGTCACCGACGACCGCACCGGCAAGACGTACGAGCTGCCGATTACCAACGGGACGATTCGCGCCATGGATCTCCGCCAGATCCGCACGTCGGAGTCCGATTTCGGACTCATGTCGTACGATCCGGCGTTCATGAATACGGCGGCGTGCCGCAGCGCGATCACCTACATCAACGGCGACCTCGGCATCCTGCGCTACCGCGGCTACCCGATCGAGCAGATCGCCGAGCAGGCCTCGTTTCTCGAGGTCGCCTGGCTGCTCATCGAGGGCGAGCTGCCGACGCGGGCCCAACTCGACGCCTGGACCGAAGAGGTCCGCAACCACACCTACGTCCACACGAACGTCACCAAGTTCCTCGAGGGCTTCCGGTACGACGCGCACCCGATGGGCATGCTGCTCGGCACGGTGGGCGCGCTTTCGACGTTCTATCCCGACGCGAAGCACGTGCAGGACCCCGAGAATCGGCGGCTGCAGCGCATCCGGCTCCTGGCCAAGCTGCCGACGATCGCGGCGTTCGTGTTCCGCCATTCCCGCGGCCTGCCGTTCGTATTTCCGGAGAACGACCGCGACTACATCGCGAACTTCGTGAACATGACCTTCAGCATCGGGGGCAACCACCAGCCCAATAAGGTCCTGCAGCGCGCCCTCGAGATCCTGCTCATTCTCCATGCGGATCACGAGCAGAACTGCTCAACCACGGCGGTGCGCGACGTGGGCTCGTCCCACGTTGATCCGTTCTCGGCAGTGTCGGCGGGCATCGCGGCGCTCTACGGCCCGCTCCACGGCGGCGCGAACGAGGCGGCGCTCGCCATGCTCGATGAGATTGGCGACAAGCGGAACGTGGGGCGGTTCGTCAAATCGGTGAAAGAGGGCCACGGCCGCCTCATGGGCTTCGGGCACCGGGTGTACAAGTCGTATGACCCCCGCGCCAAGCTGATCAAGCGAGTGGCCTACGAGGTTTTTGCGCAAACGGGACTCAACCCGCGGCTCGAGATTGCGCTGGAGCTCGAGCGCATCGCGCTCGAAGACGACTATTTCGTGAGCCGCAAGCTGTATCCCAACGTGGACTTCTACTCCGGCCTCATCTACGAGGCCATGGGCTATCCCCGGGACTACTTCACGGTGCTTTTCGCGCTCGGGCGTACTCCCGGCTGGCTGGCCCAATGGGAGGAGATGCTGTGCGACCCGGAGCAGAAGATTGCCCGGCCGCGCCAGATCTACGTTGGCCCGGGAGAGCGCGACTACATCCCACTCGACAAGCGGTAG
- the queF gene encoding preQ(1) synthase: MAVAEGRTLPFTGPEAIDAGVLETFGYAGPEQDIVTETREFSAVCPYSGLPDFAALTIRYVPSDRCVELKSLKYYVTSYRAVGIFQEHATARIAEDLFRLLEPRRLIVSTRYNVRGGFETTCTVTLPRAPHAAPAL; encoded by the coding sequence ATGGCAGTCGCCGAAGGCAGAACGCTTCCGTTCACCGGCCCCGAAGCAATCGACGCCGGCGTGCTCGAGACCTTCGGGTACGCGGGGCCCGAGCAGGATATCGTCACCGAGACCCGCGAGTTCAGCGCGGTCTGCCCGTACAGCGGCCTGCCGGACTTTGCCGCGCTCACCATCCGCTACGTGCCCTCGGACCGGTGCGTCGAGCTCAAGAGTCTCAAGTATTACGTGACGAGCTACCGCGCCGTCGGCATCTTCCAGGAGCACGCGACCGCGCGGATCGCCGAAGATCTGTTCCGGCTGCTCGAACCGCGGCGCCTCATCGTTTCGACGCGGTACAACGTGCGTGGCGGCTTCGAGACGACGTGCACGGTCACGCTCCCGCGCGCGCCGCACGCCGCGCCTGCGCTGTGA
- a CDS encoding outer membrane beta-barrel protein, producing the protein MRISRRAFASVLALAALGAPAAARAQTAPVALGVQLGYSRAGFTDVGGGTLNESRDGTLFGVFVDRRVAGPVGAQLELFIAKRGGGLTGTLDGVPIRISAQLVYLDFPLLARVAIPVGSRHVRPVIFGGGSASFNIGCDFQAEVPGQVVQVTCGDSAAGGVGIRGVDFGAIVGGGLEYSWRRSALRLELRETFGLRTVTTDAQFKNRTWAMLFGFTI; encoded by the coding sequence GTGCGCATCTCGCGGCGGGCTTTCGCCTCCGTTCTGGCCCTCGCTGCTCTCGGCGCTCCCGCCGCCGCGCGGGCGCAGACGGCACCGGTGGCACTGGGTGTCCAGCTCGGTTACTCGCGGGCCGGATTCACGGATGTTGGCGGCGGAACGCTCAACGAGAGCCGGGACGGCACGCTCTTCGGAGTGTTCGTCGACCGGCGCGTGGCCGGCCCGGTCGGTGCGCAACTCGAGCTCTTCATCGCCAAGCGCGGCGGCGGACTCACCGGGACGCTCGACGGCGTGCCGATCCGCATCAGCGCGCAGCTTGTCTATCTCGACTTTCCGCTCCTCGCCCGCGTCGCGATTCCCGTCGGCAGCCGGCACGTCCGACCGGTCATCTTCGGCGGCGGATCGGCCTCCTTCAATATCGGCTGCGATTTCCAGGCGGAGGTGCCGGGCCAGGTGGTGCAGGTCACCTGCGGCGATTCCGCAGCTGGAGGCGTAGGCATCCGCGGCGTGGACTTCGGCGCCATCGTGGGCGGCGGACTGGAATATTCCTGGCGCCGCTCGGCCCTCCGGCTCGAGCTGCGCGAGACCTTCGGCCTTCGGACCGTCACGACCGACGCCCAGTTCAAGAACCGCACGTGGGCGATGCTGTTCGGCTTCACCATCTGA